Proteins encoded in a region of the Isosphaeraceae bacterium EP7 genome:
- a CDS encoding lactate/malate dehydrogenase family protein, which translates to MNVSIIGGGGLVGSCAAYALQCGGLASGLDLIDLNADLCRGQALDLLHGASIAADQRIRAVGYEAIPSSDIVVITAGLRRKPDESRLDLINRNVELFLGILAQVKAAGLKKDAKVLVVSNPVDVLTYLATKQLGLPSSQVIGLGTQLDSARFRSLIAEALKLPATQVTATILGEHGDSMVPIWSAAQAAGLPLEKFPGWNAGSADALFAKTKGSGAEVIKLKGGAGFAVGLAIREVVDAIILDRKRILPVASLVDGVYGLRDVCISVPSVIGRAGVESQIEIELWPKELSALQHSGRVLRETIDLVLSKNPNATKGAPASVPVQVLRPTIVGHPVRVTTGGGGSGNGGGSSRVTISGQHGGGRNG; encoded by the coding sequence ATGAACGTCAGCATTATCGGTGGCGGAGGGCTGGTCGGCTCGTGCGCCGCATACGCCCTGCAGTGCGGCGGACTGGCCAGCGGGCTCGACCTGATCGACCTGAACGCGGACCTATGCCGCGGTCAGGCCCTCGACCTGCTCCACGGGGCCTCGATTGCGGCCGACCAGCGCATCCGCGCCGTCGGGTACGAGGCGATCCCGTCGAGCGACATCGTCGTCATCACCGCGGGCCTGCGACGCAAGCCCGATGAGAGCCGGCTCGACCTGATCAATCGTAACGTCGAGCTGTTCCTGGGCATCCTCGCCCAGGTCAAGGCCGCCGGATTGAAGAAGGACGCGAAGGTCCTGGTCGTCTCCAACCCGGTCGACGTCCTCACGTACCTGGCCACCAAGCAGCTCGGTCTGCCGTCGTCACAGGTCATCGGCCTGGGGACGCAGCTCGACTCGGCTAGGTTCCGCAGCCTGATCGCCGAAGCCCTCAAGCTGCCAGCCACTCAGGTCACCGCGACGATCCTGGGCGAGCACGGCGACAGCATGGTCCCGATCTGGTCGGCCGCGCAGGCGGCGGGCCTTCCCCTGGAAAAGTTCCCGGGCTGGAACGCCGGGTCGGCCGACGCCCTGTTCGCCAAGACCAAGGGGAGCGGCGCCGAGGTCATCAAGCTGAAGGGCGGGGCAGGCTTCGCCGTCGGCCTGGCCATCCGCGAGGTGGTCGACGCGATCATCCTCGACCGCAAGCGAATCCTGCCGGTCGCCTCTCTGGTCGACGGGGTTTATGGGCTGCGTGACGTCTGCATCTCGGTTCCCTCGGTCATCGGCCGCGCCGGCGTCGAGAGCCAGATCGAGATCGAGCTCTGGCCGAAAGAACTGTCGGCCTTGCAGCACTCGGGCCGGGTGTTGCGCGAGACGATCGACCTTGTCCTGAGCAAGAACCCCAACGCGACCAAGGGGGCGCCCGCTTCGGTACCGGTCCAGGTCCTGCGGCCCACGATCGTCGGCCACCCGGTCAGGGTGACGACGGGTGGCGGCGGATCTGGCAACGGCGGCGGATCGTCCCGGGTCACGATCTCAGGGCAGCACGGCGGGGGTCGCAATGGATAA
- a CDS encoding class II aldolase/adducin family protein: MSEWKLREQMCEIGRRVYAKGFAAANDGNISMKLSDDRVLCTPTRISKGFMKPDDLCIVDMDGKQISGKRKRSSEILLHLTVMKTRPDVKACVHCHPPHATAFAVAHEPIPKCTMPEFEVFLGEVPIAPYETPGSQNFADTIIPYAKDTDTILLANHGTITYGGDLEDAYFKTEIIDAYCRILLLTRQLGRVNYYSDEKAAELIKLKPLLGIADPRLTRGLENCDLCGNSLFREGYSDFKPEPKAFIPAKFQSQQKPEGDCGCHGGGSVEKAKTAANLSDQDMDTLVRLISDQVMKAIEGGSGSGNANRARSGASSN; encoded by the coding sequence ATGAGCGAATGGAAGCTGCGGGAGCAGATGTGCGAGATCGGCAGGCGCGTGTACGCCAAGGGCTTCGCCGCCGCCAATGACGGTAACATCAGCATGAAGCTGAGCGACGACCGCGTCCTCTGCACGCCGACTCGCATCAGCAAGGGCTTCATGAAGCCCGACGACCTCTGCATCGTCGACATGGACGGCAAGCAGATCTCGGGTAAGCGCAAGCGTTCCAGCGAGATCCTGCTGCATCTGACCGTGATGAAGACCCGGCCCGACGTGAAGGCCTGTGTGCACTGCCACCCGCCCCACGCCACCGCCTTCGCCGTGGCCCACGAGCCGATTCCCAAGTGCACGATGCCGGAGTTCGAGGTCTTCCTCGGCGAAGTTCCGATCGCCCCTTACGAGACCCCTGGTTCGCAGAACTTCGCCGACACGATCATCCCGTACGCCAAGGATACCGACACGATCCTGCTGGCCAACCACGGGACGATCACCTACGGCGGCGACCTGGAAGACGCCTACTTCAAGACCGAGATCATCGACGCCTACTGCCGGATCCTGCTGCTGACCCGTCAGCTCGGCCGGGTGAACTACTACTCGGACGAGAAGGCGGCCGAGCTGATCAAGCTCAAGCCGCTGCTCGGCATCGCCGACCCCCGCTTGACCCGTGGCCTCGAAAATTGCGACCTCTGCGGCAACAGCCTGTTCCGCGAGGGGTACAGCGACTTCAAGCCCGAGCCCAAGGCCTTCATCCCGGCCAAATTCCAGAGCCAGCAGAAGCCCGAGGGCGACTGCGGATGCCACGGCGGCGGTTCGGTTGAGAAGGCCAAGACCGCGGCGAATCTCTCCGATCAGGACATGGACACCCTCGTCAGGCTCATCTCCGACCAGGTGATGAAGGCCATCGAGGGGGGCTCGGGTTCGGGCAACGCGAATCGTGCCCGCTCGGGCGCCTCGTCGAACTGA
- a CDS encoding aldehyde dehydrogenase EutE: protein MQMSEDLIRSLVQEVLSQMGGNGAAATNGNGVSRPPSGRLGVHSTVDEAVKAAEAAFQQYRTRPYADRRAVVAAIKSICVNQAEELGKLEFEETGIGRLDHKIAKLRDAIPRAPGVEFLHTLNASGDDGLMLTDFSPFGVIGATTPVTHSLPTLAGNAISMLAAGNTVVFNAHPSGAKIAAEGVRRFNKAFIEAIGIENLINIVDPPTLETANDLFQHRGVKVLVVTGGPAVARAALGNKRRAIVAGPGNPPVVVDSTADLDLAAKSIITGAAFDNNLLCIGEKQVFAVSDIFDKLMEAVAKHGGYRLNSGQIDALTQKAFIAGKDGALHVNKDLVGQGPVVLGKYAGVSVPAEAQILFGETGDDHPFVDHEQMMPFIPFVRVSNVDRALALAKSSEHGYGHTAVLHSRDLNVMSRMGKLMDCTIFVVNGPSTAGLGLGGEGFLSFSIAGPTGEGVTTPLTFCRQRRTTIAGGMRFV from the coding sequence ATGCAAATGTCCGAGGACCTGATCCGAAGCCTGGTCCAGGAAGTCCTCTCTCAGATGGGTGGCAACGGCGCGGCCGCGACCAACGGCAACGGCGTCTCCCGCCCACCGAGCGGCCGCCTGGGCGTCCATTCCACGGTCGATGAGGCGGTCAAGGCCGCCGAGGCCGCCTTCCAGCAGTACCGGACCCGGCCCTACGCCGACCGACGTGCCGTGGTCGCGGCCATCAAGTCGATCTGCGTGAACCAAGCTGAAGAGCTCGGCAAGCTGGAGTTCGAGGAGACCGGCATCGGCCGCCTCGACCACAAGATCGCCAAGCTCCGAGACGCCATCCCCAGGGCTCCCGGCGTCGAGTTCCTGCACACGCTCAACGCGTCGGGCGACGATGGCCTGATGCTCACCGATTTCTCGCCTTTCGGCGTGATCGGTGCCACCACGCCGGTGACCCACAGCCTGCCGACCCTCGCCGGCAATGCGATCAGCATGCTCGCCGCGGGCAACACGGTGGTCTTCAACGCCCACCCGTCGGGTGCCAAGATCGCCGCCGAGGGCGTGCGACGCTTCAACAAGGCGTTCATCGAAGCCATCGGCATCGAGAACCTGATCAACATCGTCGACCCGCCCACGCTGGAGACGGCCAACGACCTTTTCCAGCACCGAGGTGTCAAGGTCCTGGTCGTCACCGGCGGGCCCGCAGTGGCCCGCGCCGCCCTGGGCAACAAGCGACGCGCGATCGTGGCCGGCCCCGGCAATCCCCCTGTGGTCGTCGATTCCACGGCCGACCTGGACCTGGCCGCGAAGTCGATCATCACCGGCGCCGCGTTCGACAACAACCTGCTCTGCATCGGCGAGAAGCAAGTCTTTGCCGTCTCCGACATCTTCGACAAGCTGATGGAGGCGGTCGCCAAGCACGGCGGGTATCGCCTGAACTCGGGGCAGATCGACGCCCTGACCCAGAAGGCGTTCATCGCGGGCAAGGATGGCGCCCTGCACGTCAACAAGGACCTGGTCGGGCAGGGGCCCGTCGTCCTCGGCAAGTATGCCGGAGTCTCGGTCCCGGCCGAGGCCCAGATCCTCTTCGGCGAGACCGGCGACGACCACCCGTTCGTCGATCATGAGCAGATGATGCCGTTCATCCCTTTCGTCCGCGTCTCCAACGTGGACAGGGCCCTGGCCCTGGCCAAGTCGAGCGAGCACGGTTACGGCCACACCGCCGTCCTGCACTCACGCGACCTGAACGTCATGAGCCGCATGGGCAAGCTGATGGATTGCACCATCTTTGTCGTCAACGGGCCGAGCACCGCGGGCCTCGGGCTCGGCGGCGAAGGGTTCCTGTCATTCTCTATCGCCGGGCCGACCGGCGAGGGCGTGACGACACCACTGACCTTCTGCCGCCAACGCCGGACGACCATCGCTGGCGGGATGCGGTTCGTTTGA
- a CDS encoding acetate/propionate family kinase has protein sequence MKILVANLGSTSFKYRLYDLTEGGDEILLARGAVERIGSDNAKVSVKSPKGDAEEVRRVGDHGEALRLCIEQLTDPKLGVLGSAADVAAIGFKAVHAKGITGVHRVDETVLVAMEAFSDVAPAHNPPYIKAMRTLLSQFPELPLVAAFETGFHRTMPEAMQRYAVPEEWSTELGIRRWGFHGASHRYIAGRMAELTGRNDLKLISCHLGGSSSLCAIKDGKSMGCSLGMSPQSGLPQNNRVGDLDVFALPAILKATGQTLDQVLDTLANRSGLEGISGVGNDLRDIEKAAEAGDARARLALDVYIAAVRQYLGGFMVALGGVDAIVFTGGIGENSTVIRSGVLRDLDWFGITIDPASNAGGPPERKVSLAGARVDVWTVPTNEEIVVARQTRDILTAKS, from the coding sequence TTGAAGATCCTCGTCGCCAATCTCGGCAGCACCAGCTTCAAGTATCGCCTCTACGACCTGACCGAAGGCGGCGACGAGATCCTCCTCGCCCGCGGCGCCGTCGAGCGCATCGGGTCCGATAACGCCAAGGTCTCGGTCAAATCGCCCAAGGGTGATGCCGAGGAAGTCCGACGCGTGGGCGACCACGGCGAGGCCCTCCGCCTCTGCATCGAGCAGCTCACCGATCCCAAGCTCGGCGTCCTCGGCTCGGCCGCGGACGTCGCCGCTATCGGGTTCAAGGCCGTTCACGCCAAGGGGATCACCGGCGTGCATCGGGTCGATGAGACGGTGCTCGTGGCGATGGAGGCTTTCTCCGACGTCGCACCCGCTCATAACCCGCCGTACATCAAGGCGATGCGGACCCTTCTGAGCCAATTCCCCGAGCTACCGTTGGTCGCCGCCTTCGAGACCGGTTTCCACCGGACGATGCCCGAGGCGATGCAGCGTTACGCTGTGCCCGAAGAGTGGTCCACCGAGCTGGGCATCCGCCGCTGGGGTTTCCACGGCGCCAGCCACCGTTACATCGCCGGCCGGATGGCCGAGCTGACCGGTCGCAATGACCTGAAGCTCATCTCGTGCCACCTTGGCGGCAGCTCGTCGCTCTGCGCCATCAAGGATGGCAAGTCGATGGGGTGCAGCCTGGGCATGAGCCCGCAGTCGGGCCTGCCGCAGAACAACCGGGTCGGCGACCTCGACGTTTTCGCCCTGCCTGCCATCCTCAAGGCGACCGGCCAGACCCTCGACCAGGTGCTCGACACGCTGGCCAATCGGTCGGGCCTCGAAGGCATCAGCGGTGTCGGTAACGACCTGCGCGACATCGAGAAGGCGGCCGAGGCGGGCGATGCCCGCGCCAGGCTGGCCCTCGACGTCTACATCGCCGCGGTCAGGCAGTACCTCGGCGGATTCATGGTCGCGCTTGGTGGCGTCGATGCGATCGTCTTCACCGGCGGCATCGGCGAGAACTCGACAGTCATCCGGTCGGGCGTCCTCCGCGACCTGGACTGGTTCGGCATCACGATCGACCCGGCCAGCAATGCCGGCGGGCCGCCCGAGCGGAAGGTCTCCCTCGCCGGGGCTCGGGTTGATGTCTGGACCGTGCCGACCAATGAAGAGATCGTCGTCGCCCGCCAGACCCGCGACATCCTGACGGCCAAGTCCTGA
- a CDS encoding EutN/CcmL family microcompartment protein encodes MQVGRVLGSATSTVKHPSFEGERMLVVQFLTGDGKPEGEPVLAFDRMGAGRGDLVMLTSDGAILSELLGRNTPGRWSVMGLPDR; translated from the coding sequence ATGCAAGTCGGCCGCGTGCTGGGATCGGCGACCTCGACCGTCAAGCACCCCTCGTTCGAGGGGGAGCGGATGCTCGTCGTCCAGTTCCTCACCGGCGACGGCAAGCCCGAAGGCGAGCCGGTCCTGGCCTTCGACCGGATGGGCGCGGGCCGGGGCGATCTGGTGATGCTGACCAGTGACGGGGCGATCTTGAGTGAGCTGCTCGGGCGGAATACGCCCGGCCGCTGGAGCGTGATGGGGCTTCCCGACCGATGA
- a CDS encoding EutN/CcmL family microcompartment protein: protein MFVARVTGSLVATQKLPSMTGHKLLLVEPYRVDEKTRDRLVPTGRSFVVVDTLGAGLDEMVLVCQGSSARLTPETEKLPIDAVVIGLIDTVDVAGKTIFSNRSTQAEPLETTNAN, encoded by the coding sequence ATGTTCGTCGCCCGAGTGACCGGCAGCCTGGTGGCCACGCAGAAGCTGCCCTCGATGACCGGCCACAAGCTCCTGCTGGTCGAGCCCTACCGTGTTGACGAGAAGACCCGCGATCGCCTGGTTCCCACCGGCCGTTCGTTCGTCGTGGTCGACACGCTGGGCGCGGGCCTCGACGAGATGGTGCTCGTCTGCCAGGGGTCGAGCGCCCGACTGACGCCCGAGACCGAGAAACTGCCGATCGACGCGGTGGTCATCGGCCTGATTGACACCGTGGATGTCGCCGGCAAGACGATCTTCTCGAATCGGTCGACCCAGGCCGAGCCGCTCGAGACAACGAACGCGAACTGA
- a CDS encoding EutN/CcmL family microcompartment protein — MHGARFLLALPMTYEGLMDDSPSRGEEVIVYDDLGARPGDLIGLSEGGEAAKPFGRRKVPIDAYNACLLDAISI; from the coding sequence TTGCACGGGGCCCGGTTCCTGCTGGCCTTGCCGATGACTTACGAGGGCCTGATGGACGACTCGCCCTCACGCGGGGAGGAGGTCATCGTGTATGACGACCTCGGTGCCCGGCCCGGCGATCTGATCGGCCTGAGCGAGGGGGGCGAGGCGGCCAAGCCGTTCGGTCGCCGAAAGGTGCCGATCGACGCCTATAACGCATGCCTGCTCGACGCGATTTCAATCTGA
- a CDS encoding BMC domain-containing protein codes for MNGSALGLIETQGLVCLISAIDAMLKAASVDLASTVIKLDGGVVSVMVRGDVSSVRAAVEAGAEAASRVGDLKAAHVIPRPGAEVLRTFGGGTVR; via the coding sequence ATGAACGGCTCGGCGCTGGGGCTCATTGAAACGCAGGGGCTGGTCTGCCTCATCTCCGCGATCGACGCGATGCTCAAGGCGGCCAGCGTCGACCTGGCCAGCACCGTCATCAAGCTCGACGGCGGCGTCGTCAGCGTCATGGTGCGCGGCGACGTCAGTAGCGTCCGCGCCGCCGTGGAAGCCGGCGCCGAGGCCGCCAGCCGCGTCGGCGACCTCAAGGCCGCACACGTCATTCCCAGGCCTGGCGCCGAGGTCCTCCGCACCTTCGGCGGGGGGACGGTCCGTTGA